GCTTCTGTACATCTTCACTCAGGAGAAAGCTTTAAAGTCTCTTTGAACTGTATGCAAAACTAAATTAAAACTCCCTTGATGCCTGCTTTGGGCTATGAACTGTTAAAGGCACCTAGGGAAGAACCTAAAAGTTGCCATTGATTTTCCTTTACTTGGTCAATATTTAATTCTTCCTTTATAGCTAAGGCACTCTGTCAGTCAGCAGTTAATAAGGGAACATCAACAAACCAGGAGGCCAAGATGGATGGAATAAGAACTACATCCAACACACTAATCCAAGTAATAGAGGATGGAAGACAgagcagaaagggaggggaagagccACTGAGACACTTATCAAAGACGACGCAGGGGGAAGGATGAAAGTAATCGCTGGTAGATGGAGTGCAAACACTACCTcaacagaagaggagggagaatcCATtaatctcttttttgtttgtctggtttttttttgacAGTCTCACACTGTAATTCAAGGTAATCTAGAATTGTTTATATaatccaggctggactcaaatttgTGGCAATACTGTTGTCTCAAGTCTGCTAAATGCTGATATTTCAGGTAAGAGTTTAACTTTTACCcagtcaaactttttttttttaaaggggcttctctgtgtaacaatcctggctgtcctggaacttgctctgcagaccaaactggccttgaattcagagatctgtctgcctctgctcccagagtgctggaattaaaagtgtgtcacCTCTACCAGCTACTACTCCACTGGCTCCAGCAGATTTCCcaactggttttcttttttaaaaaaatatttatttatttactatgtatacaatattctgtctgtgtgtatgcctgaaggccagaagagggcaacagacctcattacagatggttgtgagccaccatgtgattgctgggaattgaactcaggacctttggaagagcagtcaatgctcttaaccgctgagcggtctctccagcccccaactggTTTTCTTAACTCAGTCTTCCCCAGCTCCACAATGACAAGGCTGACAAAAGCCAACTTAAAGGGCTCCCAAAGAGTTTTACTGACTTACACATCAACACAAATACTTGCAAGATAAAATCCAAATCTATTACTTATCTTTCCCTAACagtcttttcaattttattttatgtgcattggtgtaaaggtgtcagatcccctggaactggagttgcagacagttatgagctgccatgtgggtgctggaaattgaaccaggtCTTTTAACATTTGCTTTTCCCCAAGAATCTCTGGTAAGTCAACTTGTCATTTCCTAGTTTTCTCTTACTCAACTTTAACACCACACCTCTGTTCACAATATGTTAATGTGGTAGTTTCAGCTAGCTAAACACGCTACAATACAGAAGGAAACATCATTCTCGCCAAAGATAGCCCAGGTGACTTGATATGTCATTCCCTCTAACACAGCTGACACAGTTGCATTTAACATTTCATGAGATTTTGTGCTTTAAGAGGCTTTAAATAttgccaggcattggtggcacaggCCACCACTGAGAACTcagggggcaggtggatctctgtgaatctgaggccagtctgggctacagagcgagttccagaacaagctccacagctacagagaaacccgatGTTGGAAAGCCAAGAGCGTTTTTAAATCTCTCACCCATTTTTGGctcattaaatgttttaatgcgatgtctttttgttgttgttttttgagaaagggtttctctgtgtagctctggctgtcctggaacttgatttatagaccaagttgacctcgaactcaaagaaatccacttgcctctgctttccaagtgctgtgattaaaggtgtgtgccaccaccgcctggctacaatGCCAATCTTAAGAATtgaatgaaacaaatgaaaaagaagctCTAAACCTTTCTAAATGAATTCCTGATTTCATATGTGTGGGTTAAAAACAGttggattttttaaataaagataatgTACCAAGTCCCATTTAGAGAAAAACCAAGATGCATTGTGGAAAATTAGTTCATGGGGTCACAATGTTAACGATAGAAATAGCCAActtcaaaaagatttttttttagagtgGGAAAATGTCCTGAGAGGAAAACCAGCACTACTGTCATTTTCCtacactgatatcatttctaacTATATACTATTATTCTTTATAGCTACAGATAAATATAGCTGTCACCTTTCTCCCCCCCAACAGATGGAGACTGTAACAAGGATCCACAACTATGCACAGAGTAAGTGACTGGTTTGTTTGGTGCCAATCCTAGCTAATAATCTGCTATATAACTCCTATACCTAAAGTTCAGGAAAATCACAGATGAGAAGATGAGAAGCTTCTAAgaagagtcagaggaccaggcCGAATGCATGTGTAGACATGACAGGGAAGCTCTAGCCAGGACATCTCAACAACATGGTTGCTCGAACAAGACTAGCACAGCAACACCATCAGTTGACACGTCAAAACAGACATGGGATATTCCATGTGGCACAACCCTTAGACAAAGAGATACTAGCAGTCAATGGCTGCATAGAAATGGAGAGtttgagcctggcagtggtggcgcatgtctttaatcccagcacttgggaggctctatgaggtcaaggccagtctggtctccaaagctacagagaaaccttgtctcggagggggaaaaaagaaaaggggagagttTGTTTCCTCAACTGAGAATGTTCTTGAAATATGCTACCTAACGtgcatttcatttcttcttttaaaactgtttaaaaCTGTAATGAATAATCTCAATctataaacatacacatgaacatgtatattAAGGTATTTGCCAATATAGCATCAGCAAAATGTTGAATTTAACAGATTTCAGTTTCGGGAAGAAAAGCATTGACTCCTGAAATCACAAAAGGCAGAAAAAAGATCAAAGCCTTCAAATGTACAGAAGGCACTTTAACATTTTTGATGAGCAAGTAGTCAATTGGTCAGTCCAAACATGGGAAAAGAGACTTTACTTGGACAGTACTAGTGTTTAGGAGTTTTCTGCTGAACTTACCAGGTGTACTTGTTGTAGAGGCCTTGGAAGTTATAGGTTCTGAATCTTCCTAAATATACAGAAACAGTCACATGAAGATCACATCACCAGAAACACTAGTCTCTACAGCTAGGTTTCCAAGCTCTCCTCCCATATCCTCTCTGCCATCTTCCTCGTTTTCCTTCCATTCTGGCTTACActgcttccctcttttcctttcagtCTTCCCTCTACTGTCTTCACAAAGCTCCTTCTTTGCTAAGCTCTGAGAGCCCGCTCTAGCCAACGCTAGGAACCGGACACGAGGTGGATTTGAGAAGTGTTATGAAAGGAGGCCAGACGGCACAGAGAAAACAATCATGGCTGTGTTGAATGGCACATACAGAACAGGCTGGAGATACTCACCCAGCTGAAATGTGGAATAGGATATGAAGGTACAATCCTAGGGGGCACAGCTAATAAACCCAGGGCTCCTAAGGGTGATGCATAAACTGCTGATCTAATATAATTCTTTAATCTTACATTAACACAAAGAAATTGAGAAGCCTAACGGATTAGAAAACTTGCAAGAATCCATTCACTCATTTAATGGTGGGTATAAGAACAGAATTAACTTTATATATTTGAACTTCGGTACTTTTCCCACAACTCTTCATATTCAACTCAATTCACTAAGAATGAgattaaaattttatacataaCACTCAAGCCATTTTTAATACTTGTacagttataaataaaataagcaaataagctCAAAAGAATTAAGTTCAGATTATATAATTAAGTTCAGATTATATGAGTCTTTAATGAGCTAGGCTTGAGTTCCACACCTGAAGGCACAGAGATTTTATATTCACTTacacttttgtcttctttttgttctgtttctattgttgACCCCTTTTCAGCAATTCTTCTCCTGGAAAGGCAAAttgattaaaaatttttatatcaCCTAtctttgtctgcctgtctgcctaaCTATTCTTGTTCTAAGAGGGAAGAGGACAAAATTATCAAAGTGTTTTTGATTCTGGACATACCCACTACAATAAAATCTCACCTCCTGGCCAGCAGGGCACTCATCTCTTCCATTAAGCCACTCCCCCCTAGAGGAAGGGGTCCATTCCCACGACCAGCATCTCCTTTGGATGAGGCCAAGTTCACACCTACAGTACCCCCTCCACTTGGGAAAGAGCCATCCTCCACCTTAATgagaacacacacagaataaTTTCCTATGTAGATAATAATGCTTATTAACACATTCAAAACAGAGGAACACAtcattattgatttaaaaaagtacattttttttaaaatttgaagaacCAATAGTGAGTAACACTGACTTTATATGTCAATAGGAATTCTATAAAGTTAAGACCACCAATAATGGGGAAAAACAGTACTGATTTTCCAAATGATGCACTGAAAAAGACATAATCCTAATGGTAATTTTTTCCTCATCCCAAATACATAATCTGAATCCAACAGAGGAAGAAATATGATAAATCAAACTCAggtaattatagaaaaaaaagtttatagtGTTTTTAAAGGGTAATAAAGATTGAGGAATTGtcacagattaaaataagagacattataattaaaatttttttatgaacaagtatttttctttaagatttatttatttattaatgtatacagtattctcagtactctgcctacaggccagaagagggcacagatctcattacagatgcttgtgagtcaccatgtggttgctggaaattgaactcaggacctttggaagagcaggcggtgctcttaaccactgagccctctctccagccccccattatAATTAAATTTAACAAATGATCTTGAACTAGAAaaaatgccataaaaattatTACCTACCCTCCCTTCAAATTTACACTGagatagaaaaataagaacatgGTGTTTCTGACTTACTCTCAAATCATTCAGATTAGAAACTGTGTGATAAAGGTGATATACgcaaagaaaagaagaggcaaataGTGGTTAAGGGTTAACTAGTGAATCTAGAGATGATGAGGTCACACTCTTTATACTACCCTTAcaccttttctaaaattttaaattatgttggTTTTTAATCAATGAAGTTAATAACAGGGTTTATACCAGCATAATACAGTAATTTCACGTTTTTAGACATTTAGAAACAAGACACACATTTAAAAGTTCAGTAATTTGGTAATTTACCCGAGACACTTTCCTAAGTTTTGCTCCTGCGATTGCAGCTGCGAGTCCAGTTAAAGGGCGATTGTCTTCTGACATGGATCCAGAGAAAAATCcagatgcagggaggggaggggcaggaggtggaggaggagggggaggaactTGGTTaggaagagggggtgggggaggcggtGGAGGAGGCCCAGTGGATGGaagtggaggtggtggaggaggtccAGGGGGAGGAGGGAGTGCTGAGGTGTGGTTAGGGCCTGGTGGgaggggtggaggtggtggaggtgcagGTGGTCCCAAGACAAGGCCTGAGAGGAAAAAAAGTTAAGACAATCATCAACAACAGAGCTAATATATCATTGTATTTTACAAGGGAAAATATATAGAATGACATTCTAAAGTAAGTTGACTCAGACACTGTATATAAGACATTAATTTATCATTATACTTAAAATCTAGACTAGTTTTTTAACAAAAGATATGATTTGAAAGCCAAAGTATTTACACAACCATTTAATATTTGACCTTTAGTAACAGAAACAATGAGACCCCCTCAAGGGATTTGAAAACAAATGCTTATATTATTAGAGAGATATgcaattttacacacacacacacacacacacacacacacacacacgcccacgcAATTAGTACTGCCCAAGATAACAGACCCAAGATAATCCATGTAAAACCTTAGATGCTGAGACAATATACTTGATTATGATAACAAAAAGGTATTTATTTACTGATAAGGCTTAAAaggctaatttttgtttttgtaaagaaGAAGGAACTGAGTTTGCACACTGGGTAGTAGTTGTCACTTCTGAGGCTTGaacaggcatacaaacagaaataaaaggctGGAGGTAAGCTGTCCTATCCTGCAGATTGAGTTGAGTCACAGCAGGATAGTTAGCCTTGTCAGGCTGTGTGTGCCTTCTGATCAGATGTCAATCAGATAGTAAATTACGCATATTCTAATTTGAGCCACCTTTTAGTAAAATCTGATAAAACATCATCAAAAAGGTCGTGTTTAACAAAGGGAGTTATTTTTAAATCTAGATTGTAACATTGTTTTTAAGCATGAAGTTGTTTTTGGCATCCTCACTACATTGTATACttacataaacaacaacaaaaagcagggtCACAATGTTTCCTCTCACAGAACTGGGGGAATTTTATGTACATCCTCCACACTTACAGCTCTAAGGTCCCTTCCTTGCTGTCATGCAGCACAGCTTGTGTTTGGGACAAACCTTTAAGGACCCTCTGTTTGCCCTTATACCACTACTTGCAATCTGGCCTGTGGAATCTTTTGGGGTACACACCAAGCCTGCCAATCCTCTCCTTCTGCCCCCAGCCCAGAGGTTACCCACTCTAAACATCTAAATCAGCACGTCTTAGAGCAGAAGTGCCCCAAGGCAAGCTCTGGGATGATCTATCTATTAAATAGACCTCCAACTCTCCAGGAAGTATTTAGATCTCCTATTTACTGCATGGAAGATGACCAGTCAAGTTTTCCTAGCCAAGTTTAAAATAAACGTATTTGTATAGGGGTCCCTAAATATTAGAAAGCACCTTCTACAACTCTTACTGCAAAAGATCCAAAAACCTAAGTCTAATATGGATATCTCCCATACTAAATTCCTATATACAATTAAGGTCCCAGTACAAAAAAAATgccttcaatttttttaaaaataaaataaaaccccacGTAAGTACTTTGGTAAAGAGATGCTCAATTATTAAAACCATTTGATTCATTCTACCAGGCAGTCAGTTACTGCTACACACTACTCTGAAGTGACCAGTAGTAGTAGTGAAGCCTTACCCTGTGGGGTTGGCGTCTCGGCCGGCTGAGAGGCTGCCTGCAAGCCTGGCTCGGAAGCAGAGGAGTCTCCCAGCTCAGGATTTAGAGGGGTCTccacagaggcaggggcagctgcagagggagaagggagaacacTGGGCTTGGATGAGGGAGTTGAGGCAAGAGGGGTGCCTGGAGGAGGAGAAGCCTGTGATCCACAGTGTGAGAGTGAGGCGAGGGGAGGCAGTGGcggcggtggcggtggcggtgGAGGCGGCGGTGGCGGAGGAGGCGGCGCTGCTGGCCCTGAGGTAGGCGGTGGAGACACTGGGTATGTTACAGAGTCCAGCAGCCCATTGGGTGCTGTCGGTGACGGAGGCATTTGGGGCACAGGAGAGGAGACACAAACGGGGAGGACAGGCCTTGGGCCAGTAGCTTTGCCAGGAGGACTGCTAATCATTATcggaggagatggagggaggggcgAGAAATTGGAAGTAGACCAGGCACAGGACTTCGCAGCTGGAGGCTGAGAAGAGGGTGTGTTCACAGGAGAAGAAGGTCGAGAGTTTTTGTTCAGAGGACGAGGAACTGTAGCATAATGGGGAAGAACAGGGTGGAAGGCTGAACCTAGAGATGTTGCAAAACGTGTCGCTGAGTGTCGCAGTGGTGGTGTAGGGGGTGTGGAAGTAGGTGGCAAAGCAGTCACTACAGCGTAATCAGGAGTGGCATCTGACACTGGAGCTGAGATGACTTTAGCATATGATGGAGGAGGTGCTGAAGGAGGCTGGCAACTGGAATACTCAGGAAGTGGAGCATTATACAGGGAGCTGTCTGAAGATGGAGCTGGACATAAGGTGGAAAGCAGCGGCAAAGACAGgataaaaaaggagagagaaaaagggagctAGTGAAGCCACAAAACCAGCAATCAGACAAAATGTATAAACGTAGACTATAGTTAGTACCAGAAAATTAGGCAAATAATTGTCTCCACTTGAGAAAATTTAACTTGTCAACATTTTTGAAATTCGAAAGAGGatgaaatatattcttttaactATATGGATTAATACTCTATCCTTTATAGGAAAAGGACAGTAACAGtcttaacttttttatttagtCCACTAAAACAGCATCAAAATTATTACAAACAGCAGAATAAACTGAGTTGTTTCGAACATGACAAAATGTTTAGTACAAATGGAAAGAACACCCAACTTAGTGCTTACTTGTGGACATTTCTATCTTCTCAGCTGTGACTGCAGACAATCAGGCAGTGAAAAACTACGAATTAACTTAACCAACTAGCCAATCTGAACCCACACTGGCTTCTGATGTAGCTCAGAAAGATTAAAGTTCTCTGATAAATACTCAACACCTTAAGCTTTAACCATATCATTAACTCTATGACATTTGATAAATCCCTGACTGTTATTTTTTCACAATaccagaaaatgtttaaataaccAGTTCTTTTAAGTGAATACTtccatctattttaatttttccttcagAAACCTGACTATACCCAAGCTAACTTGGTGCTGTATGCGGCATAGTAGAGTATGTGATAACTTTGACAGCACAAGGGAAATATCTTCCAAGATCAttataaaaaaatctttgcatAAAAACATTCACACTTTATAGTTGAATTTTAGGGCagcaaaaagaattaaaatggcaaaacaaaaattcccaagagctttcttttagtttctaagcaataaaagaaacactgaagcAATAATTGCTAAGTACTTATCCTAACTCCAAACTGCACTGCTTATTCCCCAGCACGCACATGTGAAGTATCACAATTCTCGGCTGCACAGATCCTTGCCCAGCTCAGGCGCAGACTCTTACCAGCATTGGACACTCTGCGCTCTCGCTCGCGCTCCCACTCCACTTGCTCGCGCTCCAGCTGCTCCAGGCGCTCCCGGTCTTGCCGCTCCCTCTCCAGGCGCTCCAGCCGCTCCCTCTCCAGGCGCTCCATGtgctccctttcctgcctctgccgCTCCAGCTGCTCTTGTTCCAGGCGCTCCCTCTCTAGCCTCTCTCTTTCTAGTCGTTCTCTTTCCAgcctctccctctccattctttctctctccagcctctccctctCCAGATCCTTCTGTCGCTGCTGTTCTTGCAGCTGCCTGAAATTAAAAATcgaataaataaaactaaaacccGTGGTCACTATTTCCACACAAAGGCAGGCTCCTTAGAGACACCTTGTATTTTATACCAATGGAACTAAACTCTCAAAAGAGCCACATGGGTTCAATCAACACAGCTTTTGAGAATAGAGAGTAGCAAATAAACCTCCCACTATAATCACCAAATCATTATATTAATCAgatgatgaaataattttaaaatgtaatctttttcttaaaaatgtaacatTTCTAACTGCacaagttacagcttcaggaaaAACAATGATAGTAGCTATACCTGAATAAACATTTGGTGACTAGAAAATAAACCCAGTTAAGTAAGAAATAAACTATAAATCACTAAAATTTCATGTCTATAGGTAACTATAGTTAACATTTTGGTATATACATCTAGaccttttgttttataataacaCACCCATAGATTTTGAAATTCAATCAAATCAGTATCATCTCACCACAACTCTGAAATCTGCTTTTTCTGACACAATGCACACTGGAAAAATTACTGCAAACCCTTAGTCCAACCTCTTTAACTTCCATGAGCACATGGACAGCCTGCTTAGCCCTTAAGAGTTTGAGCGGTCTCCAGTGCAGGATATAATTTAGCCTGGCGTACAGGtacaacactgtatacataataaattttaaaactatagacagaaaagataattttttcaataatgtatatataataaacaaactCAAGTGAGgtttgtattaaaattttaaataagggctagggatatggctcagtgtttgagtactagctgctctttcagacgacctgggtttgattttcagttctgtaactccagctccagaagacctaacactctcttctggcctcgaggcaaaacactcacatgcatgaaaataaattttttaaaaagaaaagtgaccattgctaatttgaaaaaaatattaggTTTTAGGATGTTTACATTTTgtgcttctcttttcatttatctcaaaaccatatatgtatatatcaagcTTATAACAGAACAAACATTATCTTACCATCTTAACACTTCCTTACCCATTTCCCATTTTAGCTGattgatttccatttttaatgGCAAAAGCCTTCCACAacaaccatcacacacacacacacacacacacacacacacacacacacacagctgtaagAAATAACTTGGCTAAATCAATATTCAGGAACATTCACGGTAATACTAGCATTATATAAACACTGTCCATAGCTGAGCTACAAAGTATTCTGACAGCAATTTGTACCCATTCTGATTGctgggcattaaaaaaaaaaagctgttaatATCTGTTTCTCTAAGCAACACAATGGTTTTAACACACGGAGTAAGTAATGTTTGGTAGTCATTAAAGGTAAGATAGGTATGGATGTGGTGAATCTGGAAGCAGCATTGAATACAGACATTTATAATGACAATGTATTGACTTCAGAAGATTGTTCTACCTGTCAATCTCTAAAGGCTCCAAATCTATAAAAGTTAAGAGTGTCTAAGGAAAAAAGTGCAATACCGGGGAATACTTTCAAATTTGCTGACAGATAACTCAAATAAGTTGATGATACACCTTCAAGAGACTGatgtttgccgggcggtggtggcgcacgcctttaatcccagcactcgggaggcagaggcaggcggatctctgtgagttcgaggccagcctggtctacaagagctagttccaggacaggctccaaaaccacagagaaaccctgtctcgaaaaaccaaaaaaaaaaaaaaaaagagactgatGTTTGAAGAAAGCCTGCTCACTGAGAAGATGACTATGTATATGTAGATAAAAAAACAGCGTGAAGCACAAATTTTCTGCCTTACAAATCCTTGGTGAGCATGAATAATTCCTACCTCAACTGAAGGACTTACAAATCTGCCTATAATGTTTTAATCTATCAAGTAAGACATCCCTAAATCTTTTTAGTAGTTTCTAAAATTTTGAAGTTTGCTTTCCTCAGGATCATTATTACTAGCTTGCATACTGGAAGTTGGTATAGCCCTTTTTCCTAGAGGTCATATACATCAATTGCTATTACCTGCCATTAATAGATTTTACTACAACACACgtgtctgagttccaggccagggagaAAATTCCAaaaggtttgttttctttgagttagccatacattttaaataatttgaatgTTTAGAAGAAACGATTATATAccttttccagaaataaatataaatgaatactaTTATGGCcattaaagtattttaatgtattgagtaaaaatataaagtatagtTTACTTCTATCACTGAAGTGTTATCCTCCAAAACAACAGGCCCCAAATGCAAACAGATACTGAAAGAACTGGCCCACAATGAAatcaatatatatacacatacaaacatgcacttAGTTTATGTTTACTTAAGACACAGTCTTGGGAagcatgtaaaatataaataaaatgtcaagatatattttattcatcattACCTTGAATGGTGGTTATGTAAATATAGATTTCAATTCAAGACAGGGTAGCACTATGTAACCCCAGCTAGCTCTGAACTCACACTGACCCACTAACTTctatctccaaaatgctgggatcaaaggtatacACTACCACATATGGTGAACACACATACTTTTTATTGTAAAATGTGGGCATTTAATCTATTAGtttaaaaagaggaggaggaggaggagaaggaggaggaggaggaggaggaggaggaggaggaggaggaggaggaggaggaggaggaagactctAAAAAAGACAATTGAGTTTTAAAGCCACAAAGCTCCTGTGACAAGAGTCAATACTCACAACAAAATCTGATCAACTCTTGGTCCATTCTGCCTCTGAAGGATAATGGGAGTGCTGTACACTTTCATTGCTCCAGTTCCTCAGTTCCTTACTGGGATTATTAGCCCCCTTTTATAACTTTCAGTTAGTAGTGATGATTTACTAGCTATTTATAGATATTAACTAAATTATCCTCTATGTCGAGAGCACAGGACTGACTCATGTTTCTTAGAATATATTTCTCCATCATAGCCAAGGTAGCCAAATATTAATGAATAAGAACCAGAAACTGATTTAATGAATGACAGACACATGAGTAAAAGACTATATTACGGTATAATAAAGGTATTATATCAACAGGGTTTAATATTTActttaacatttaacatttattttgccAACTAATTTCATACTGAttacaaaaaaaatgaacttatAAAAGCAATGCCTAGTTTAAAAGTCAAAGAGCATGACAATGCATCTTACCAATGCTCACCACTGCTGGTTTCttcccacagaatcaattaagtTTTCAATATTCTTGCAGTTATTTCACGTTTCTAAATACAGCAATTACCTCAGAAACATTTCTtcttgggatggagagatggctcagccatttaaggctaggttcacaaccaaaatataagaaatatttcttcttgCCATTTCAAATTGATATGTCACTATTTTTCAACTAGACAAATTATTTAATTCCTATGTTCTGGGAGGCTGGCATGGGGGACTGAACCTCCATGAGCTCTATCCCTAAGCTATACTCCAGCCCTGACTCTACTCACTCTGGCTACTCCTCATTTTCCAACCTGCCTATAATAAAGTCAGAGCACTTTGACTACAgcaatactatttttattttatatgtatgagtgggtgttttgtctgtaaaTGTCTGTGCAGTACATGGAGGGACCAGAAGAAGACACTGGACCCTGTCAGAACCAAAGTTAGAGATGGCTAtcaggtgccatgtgggtgccggaagagcactgctgctctcaACCATGTGCAGTCTCTCCAACCCACGTAAAACTCTCTGAATGACTTCCTACCGAAATGGTGAGGgagtgtgcgcgcacgcacgcacacacacacacacacacacacacacacacacacacacacacacacacacacacgctggctaattcagaaaaatccaccctgaggccgggcggtgg
The sequence above is drawn from the Chionomys nivalis chromosome 5, mChiNiv1.1, whole genome shotgun sequence genome and encodes:
- the Enah gene encoding protein enabled homolog isoform X5, with the protein product MSEQSICQARAAVMVYDDANKKWVPAGGSTGFSRVHIYHHTGNNTFRVVGRKIQDHQVVINCAIPKGLKYNQATQTFHQWRDARQVYGLNFGSKEDANVFASAMMHALEVLNSQEAGPTLPRQNTQLPAQVQNGPSQEELEIQRRQLQEQQRQKDLERERLERERMERERLERERLERERLERERLEQEQLERQRQEREHMERLERERLERLERERQDRERLEQLEREQVEWERERERRVSNAAAPASVETPLNPELGDSSASEPGLQAASQPAETPTPQGLVLGPPAPPPPPPLPPGPNHTSALPPPPGPPPPPPLPSTGPPPPPPPPPLPNQVPPPPPPPPAPPLPASGFFSGSMSEDNRPLTGLAAAIAGAKLRKVSRVEDGSFPSGGGTVGVNLASSKGDAGRGNGPLPLGGSGLMEEMSALLARRRRIAEKGSTIETEQKEDKSEDSEPITSKASTTSTPEPARKPWERTNTMNGSKSPVISRRDSPRKNQIVFDNRSYDSLHRPKSTPSSQPSANGVQTEGLDYDRLKQDILDEMRKELTKLKEELIDAIRQELSKSNTA